CGTGCAGCGGGTGCTCCTCCTCGGACGCCGCGACGGGGTCTGATCCAGACCGGCTTCCCGTCGCGGGTGTTGGCGATGCGCCGGTCTGAGGTTCCTCACTCAAAACCCCGGAGCAAAAATCGTGACTACTAATCCAGACGCCTACGTTTCAACCCGCACTGTCATCAAGCCTGCCGGCCCGCCGCGACCCGGCCAACCCGCTTGGAACCCCCAACGCGGCACGTCGATGCCGTTCAACCGCTACCGGTCATTCGCCGCGGAGGTCGAACCCATCCGGCTGCCCGACCGCAGCTGGCCCGACCACGTCATTGAGGCGGCCCCGCTGTGGTGCGCTGTCGACCTGCGCGACGGCAACCAAGCACTGATCGATCCGATGAGCCCGGCCCGCAAGCGCCGTATGTTCGACCTGCTGGTACGGATGGGCTACAAGGAGATCGAGGTCGGCTTCCCGTCCGCCAGCCAGACGGATTACGACTTCGTCCGCGACATCATCACCGACGGCGCCATCCCCGACGACGTCACGATCCAGGTGCTGACCCAGTGCCGGCCCGAGCTGATCGAGCGCACCTTCGAGGCATGCGACGGCGCGCCGCAGGCGATCGTGCACTTCTACAACTCGACGTCAATCCTGCAGCGCCGGGTCGTCTTCCGTGCCGATCGCGCCGCGGTGCAGAAGATCGCCACCGACGGCGCCCGCAAGTGCGTCGAAGAGGCCGCCAAGCACCCGGGCACCCGGTGGCGCTTCGAGTACTCGCCGGAGTCCTACACCGGCACCGAGCTGGAGTACGCCCGTGACGTGTGCAATGCGGTCGGCGAGGTCATCCAGCCCACCCCGGACTGGCCGATCATCTTCAACCTGCCGGCCACCGTGGAGATGGCCACGCCCAACGTGTACGCCGACTCGATCGAGTGGATGAGCCGCAACCTGGCCAACCGCGAGTCGGTCATCCTGAGCCTGCACCCGCATAACGACCGCGGAACTGCCGTCGCCGCAGCCGAGTTGGGCTACCAGGCCGGTGCCGACCGCATCGAGGGCTGCCTGTTCGGCAACGGTGAACGCACCGGCAACGTCTGCCTGGTGACGCTGGGGCTGAACTTATTCTCCCGCGGCGTGGACCCGCAGATCGACTTCTCCAACATCGATGAGATCCGCCGCACGGTGGAGTACTGCAACCAGCTGCCGGTACCCGAACGACACCCCTACGGCGGCGATCTGGTCTACACCGCGTTCTCGGGGAGCCACCAGGACGCCATCAACAAGGGCCTGGACCAGATGAAGATCGACGCCGACGCCGCCGACGCCGACGTCGAGGACATTCTGTGGCAGGTGCCGTATCTGCCGATCGACCCCAAGGACGTCGGGCGCACCTACGAAGCAGTGATCCGGGTCAACTCGCAGTCCGGCAAGGGCGGGGTGGCCTACATCATGAAGGCCGACCACGGCCTGGCACTGCCGCGTCGGCTGCAGATCGAGTTCTCGCAGGTCATCCAGAAAATGGCCGACGGCGACGGCGGCGAAGTCTCCCCCAAGGAGATGTGGGACGCGTTCGCCGAGGAGTACCTGGCCCCGGTGCGCCCGCTGGAGCGGATCAAGCAGCGCGTCGACGCCGCCGAGGAAGACACCGGCCGCACCACCATCGCTGCCACCGTGAAAATCGATGGTGTCGAGACCGAGGTCAGCGGGGCCGGCAACGGACCACTGGCCGCATTCGTCGACGCGCTGAGCGCCGTCGGATTCGATGTGGCGGTGCTGGACTACTCCGAGCACGCGATGAGTTCTGGCGACGACGCGCAGGCCGCGGCGTACGTGGAAGCTGAAGTCGGGGGCAAGACGGTGTGGGGCGTGGGCATCGCGCCGTCGATCACCACGGCCTCGTTGCGTGCGGTGGTCTCGGCAGTCAACCGGGCCTCTCGGTAGCCGTCCGCGGCGGGGCAACCCCGGGCATGCAGGGTTTTGTGACTTGGTCGTATTGGGCAACGTCAACACAGAACGTCAAAACAGGACGTACTGCTCCTCGGCCGGCGTAACGTCGGCGAACTGCTCCATGCTCCGGCCTCCGACGACGGAGCCCACCCCGTCCATGAACTGCGCATCCGAGACCACCGGCACGCCGAGCTGGCGGGCGTGGTAGCCCTTGCCCTGCTCGGGCGAGTCGTCGTTGCAGACCACCAGTGAGGTCGCGTTGTCGACGTCGTCGCTGTAAGCCAGCCCGGCGTGCAACATCCGCTCGACGAGTTCCTCGTGGGTCCTTCGCACCTCGGTGGCCAGCGCCACCCGCATGCCCTGGACCAGCGGCCTGCCCGAAACGTACCGGCCCGGATTCAGATACGGGCAGGGCATCCGGGCGGCCAGCGCCTTCAACGGGCGCAGCTCGTCATGCGTCACCCGGCCGTTGGGCCAGCGGCTGCGGGTTACCGGGTGCACCGGCAGCCAGATGTCCCGCTCGCGTGCCCGCTGCAGTGCCGACGCGAGCACCCTCGTCAGCACCGTCGCGTCGTCGAATGCATCATGCGGGCGTTGCTGGGTGACGCCCCAGTGCGCGGCCAGCGTCTCCAGCCGGAGGTTGTCGACGCCGAGGTCCAGGCGCCGGGCCAACTCGACCGTGCACATGACGGAGTCCACAGGCAACTCGGCCTGCGCCATCTCCGCCTCGGCGGCCAGGAACGAGTAGTCGAAACCGACGTTGTGTGCAACCAGTGTGCGGCCGCGTAGCACTTCGATCACGTCGTCGACGATGTCGGCGAACTGCGGCTGGTCCTCAAGCATCGCCGCCGTCAGGCCATGCACGTGCGTGGGACCCGGGTCCACGCCCGGGTTGAGCAGGCTGACCACGGACTGCTCAACCCGGCCGTCGCCGTCGAGGCCCAGCGCCGCGATGCTGAGGATCCGGGCCTGACCTGGGCGAAAGCCCGAGGTCTCGACGTCGATGACGGCCCATCCTCTATCTGGCTCCCGTGCGGGCCGGCCCCAGGACATCCGGTTCATGGCTTGAGAATGGCACGTCTGACCGACATCGCTGAGTCGCTGACCCGTCGTGTCGGCCGTTAACATGCCCGGGTGATCACCGCGCGCGCACGTCTGG
The nucleotide sequence above comes from Mycobacterium vicinigordonae. Encoded proteins:
- a CDS encoding DEDDh family exonuclease: MNRMSWGRPAREPDRGWAVIDVETSGFRPGQARILSIAALGLDGDGRVEQSVVSLLNPGVDPGPTHVHGLTAAMLEDQPQFADIVDDVIEVLRGRTLVAHNVGFDYSFLAAEAEMAQAELPVDSVMCTVELARRLDLGVDNLRLETLAAHWGVTQQRPHDAFDDATVLTRVLASALQRARERDIWLPVHPVTRSRWPNGRVTHDELRPLKALAARMPCPYLNPGRYVSGRPLVQGMRVALATEVRRTHEELVERMLHAGLAYSDDVDNATSLVVCNDDSPEQGKGYHARQLGVPVVSDAQFMDGVGSVVGGRSMEQFADVTPAEEQYVLF
- the leuA gene encoding 2-isopropylmalate synthase → MTTNPDAYVSTRTVIKPAGPPRPGQPAWNPQRGTSMPFNRYRSFAAEVEPIRLPDRSWPDHVIEAAPLWCAVDLRDGNQALIDPMSPARKRRMFDLLVRMGYKEIEVGFPSASQTDYDFVRDIITDGAIPDDVTIQVLTQCRPELIERTFEACDGAPQAIVHFYNSTSILQRRVVFRADRAAVQKIATDGARKCVEEAAKHPGTRWRFEYSPESYTGTELEYARDVCNAVGEVIQPTPDWPIIFNLPATVEMATPNVYADSIEWMSRNLANRESVILSLHPHNDRGTAVAAAELGYQAGADRIEGCLFGNGERTGNVCLVTLGLNLFSRGVDPQIDFSNIDEIRRTVEYCNQLPVPERHPYGGDLVYTAFSGSHQDAINKGLDQMKIDADAADADVEDILWQVPYLPIDPKDVGRTYEAVIRVNSQSGKGGVAYIMKADHGLALPRRLQIEFSQVIQKMADGDGGEVSPKEMWDAFAEEYLAPVRPLERIKQRVDAAEEDTGRTTIAATVKIDGVETEVSGAGNGPLAAFVDALSAVGFDVAVLDYSEHAMSSGDDAQAAAYVEAEVGGKTVWGVGIAPSITTASLRAVVSAVNRASR